A DNA window from Siniperca chuatsi isolate FFG_IHB_CAS linkage group LG6, ASM2008510v1, whole genome shotgun sequence contains the following coding sequences:
- the dda1 gene encoding DET1- and DDB1-associated protein 1 isoform X1, which translates to MEKADFLKGLPVYNKSNFSRFHADSVCKASNRRPSVYLPTREYPSEQIIVTEKTNILLRYLHQQWDKKNAAKKREQEQGEGDSPAPPRKIARTDSQEMNEDS; encoded by the exons ATGGAGAAG GCTGATTTCTTGAAAGGACTTCCTGTCTACAATAAGAGCAACTTCAGCAGGTTTCATGCAGACTCTGTTTGTAAAGCATCT AATCGGAGGCCCTCTGTGTACCTTCCAACACGTGAATACCCCTCTGAACAGA TTATTGTAACAGAGAAAACCAACATCCTCCTGCGTTACCTCCATCAGCAGTGGGACAAAAAG AATGCAGCAAAGAAAAGGGAACAGGAACAAGGTGAAGGTGACAGCCCAGCACCCCCAAGGAAGATCGCCAGGACAGATAGCCAAGAGATGAATGAGGACTcataa
- the dda1 gene encoding DET1- and DDB1-associated protein 1 isoform X2, giving the protein MPQADFLKGLPVYNKSNFSRFHADSVCKASNRRPSVYLPTREYPSEQIIVTEKTNILLRYLHQQWDKKNAAKKREQEQGEGDSPAPPRKIARTDSQEMNEDS; this is encoded by the exons ATGCCACAG GCTGATTTCTTGAAAGGACTTCCTGTCTACAATAAGAGCAACTTCAGCAGGTTTCATGCAGACTCTGTTTGTAAAGCATCT AATCGGAGGCCCTCTGTGTACCTTCCAACACGTGAATACCCCTCTGAACAGA TTATTGTAACAGAGAAAACCAACATCCTCCTGCGTTACCTCCATCAGCAGTGGGACAAAAAG AATGCAGCAAAGAAAAGGGAACAGGAACAAGGTGAAGGTGACAGCCCAGCACCCCCAAGGAAGATCGCCAGGACAGATAGCCAAGAGATGAATGAGGACTcataa